The stretch of DNA GCGGCGGAGCTTCACCGCGAGCGGGGCGAGCAGCACCACGAGCCAGGGCCACTGGAAGGTGCTGTTGAGGAGCACCACGCCCGAGGCCGCCGCCGCGCAGCCGAGGGCGGGGCGGAGGCCCCCGCGGCCGAGCGCGCGCACCCCGCAGTAGCAGGCGAGCGACAGCAGCGCCGCCGTCGGGAAGGTGTAGAACTCCCAGCTCTCATACAGCAGGGTGCTCGGCGCGAGCGCCACCGCGGCGGCGAGGGCCGCGCTCGGCGCGACCGGCACCTCGAGCTCGACGAGCAGGAGGTAGGTCGAGCAGACGAGGACGAGGCCGAGCAGCAGGTTGACGGCGAGCATCGCGAACTCCGCGCCGCCCGAGCCGACTGCGATGTAGCCGCCGACGAGGAGGTTGTAGAGGGGCGGCTGCACGTGCAGGTCGAACAGGCTCTGCCAGAGGTGGTGCTGCAGGTAGAAGCGGTCGAGCACCTGCCAGGGGCCGGTGAGCGCGTAGAGCGAACGGTTCGGCCGCACGCCGAGGGCGAAGAAGAGCGCGCTCGCCGCCGTCTCGACGGCGGCGACGACCCACAACCCCCGCCGACGCGTGAGGCTGCCGAGGGCCCGTCCGGCGCTGCCGGGGAGGGCGGGGGCGGTCGGAGCGGTGGTCAGGTGTCGAGCAGCTCTTCGGGGAAGAGCGCCTCGGGTGCCGGCGCCTCGCCGATGACGCCCTGCTCGTGGCAGAAGCCGATGAGGTCGGCGAGCAGCTGGCGGTTGGCGGCGAAGCCGTAGGGATAGGGGTCGTCGCCGAAGTCGGCGGCGGTGCGCGCCAGGTACTCGGCGTCGAAGAAGAGCGCATCCGGGAGGTGCTGCTCGGCGTCGGCGAGCGCCTTGGAGGCGACGAGCGCCCGCCAGAGGGCCGAGACGGCCGCGGGGTGCTCGCGGGCGACGTCGGCGCGCAGCGCGTAGCAGTGGTTGGAGGGGATGTAGCCGTGGGCGGCGAAGAAGCGCCGGCACTCCCCCGCCTTGTCGTCGAAGACCGGGCGGTAGGCGACCTCGCGGCCGGCGCTCGCCATGCGGTTGCGCTCGACGACGGTGAGCGCCCGCGGCGCACCGGCCGGCGCGACGTCGGCCTGGTGGGTCTCGAGCATCGTGCGCAGCGTCTCGCCGGCCGGCATGTGCTCGACGCGCACCCCCTCGGGTGGGGTGAAGCCCACCGCGCTCGCGTAGCTCACCTCGTCGCTGCGCTCGACGATCCAGGTCACCGAGGAGGCCTTCACCCCGAAGTCGTGCTCGAGGATCCCCCGCGTCCAGACCATCGAGGCCTGCGCGAACTCGACCACCGCGAAGCGCTTCCCGGCGATGTCCGCGGGGGCGTCGATCCCCGAGTCGGGGTGGGCCGAGAGCTCGACCTGGGGGAAGCGGCGCGCCGGGAAGGCGGGGAGGGCGACCATCTCGATCCCGTGCTCGCGGGCGACGAGGAGGGCGGGGAGGGCCATCTCGGCGACGTCGAAGCCGCCGTAGTGCAGCTGGCGCCAGAAGATCTCCGACGGCGAGCAGACGCTCGCCAACAGCTCGAAGCCCTCCGCCTCGACCCGCCCGTCGAGGATCGGCCCGACGAGCTCGGAGGCGCTCGTCGCGAAGGAGAGGGCGGGCACGGTGGTCATTCTTGCGCGCCGCGGCGCCGCCGGCCCGGGGCGCGGCGCCGCTCAGGAGAAGACGACCGTGCGCAGCCCGTTGCGCATCACGCGGTGCGAGAGGTGCCAGCCGACGGCGCGGGCGAGCGCCCGGCACTCGAGGTCCTCGCCGAGGCGCGCGAGGCGGGCCGGCGAGAGGCGGTGGTCGACGCGCGCTACCTCCTGCTCGATGATCGGCCCCTCGTCGAGCTCGCTCGTCACGTGGTGCGCGGTGGCGCCGATCAGCTTCACCCCCGCTCGT from Acidimicrobiales bacterium encodes:
- a CDS encoding ABC transporter substrate-binding protein, whose product is MTTVPALSFATSASELVGPILDGRVEAEGFELLASVCSPSEIFWRQLHYGGFDVAEMALPALLVAREHGIEMVALPAFPARRFPQVELSAHPDSGIDAPADIAGKRFAVVEFAQASMVWTRGILEHDFGVKASSVTWIVERSDEVSYASAVGFTPPEGVRVEHMPAGETLRTMLETHQADVAPAGAPRALTVVERNRMASAGREVAYRPVFDDKAGECRRFFAAHGYIPSNHCYALRADVAREHPAAVSALWRALVASKALADAEQHLPDALFFDAEYLARTAADFGDDPYPYGFAANRQLLADLIGFCHEQGVIGEAPAPEALFPEELLDT